Proteins co-encoded in one Malus sylvestris chromosome 7, drMalSylv7.2, whole genome shotgun sequence genomic window:
- the LOC126630714 gene encoding delta(8)-fatty-acid desaturase 1-like — translation MEMEVEKKYISAEELKKHKKPGDLWISIQGKVYNVSDWAKDHPGGDTILYNLGGQDVTDAFIAYHPGTAWQYLKKFSTGIYLKDFEVSEVSKEYRRMATEFSKAGLFEKKGHGALCSIVIIAIMLNLVVYGVLKSDSVLVHLICGMLLGMLWIEGAYIGHDSGHYQVMSSRFYNNIAQIVAGNCFTGISIAWWKWTHNAHHIACNSLDYDPDLQHIPVFAVSSKFFNSITSIFYGRVLTFDPLARLLVSYQHFTYYPVMMVGRVNLFIQTFLLLFSRRNVPNRGLNIIGILVFWTWFPLLVSCLPNWSERVMFVLAAFAVTSLQHIQFTLNHFSGDTYLGAPNANDWFEKQAAGTIDISCSTWMDWFFGGLQFQLEHHLFPRMPRGQLRKIAPTVKELCKKHNLPYRSLSFWEANMSTIRTLRNAALQARDVSNQVPKNLVWEALNTHG, via the coding sequence ATGGAAATGGAGGTGGAGAAGAAGTATATTTCTGCAGAGGAGCTGAAGAAGCACAAGAAGCCTGGAGATTTATGGATCTCTATCCAGGGCAAGGTTTACAATGTATCCGATTGGGCCAAAGATCACCCCGGCGGCGATACGATTCTGTACAATCTGGGCGGCCAGGATGTTACAGACGCCTTCATCGCCTACCATCCCGGCACTGCATGGCAGTACCTCAAGAAATTCTCCACCGGAATTTATCTCAAAGATTTCGAGGTCTCCGAGGTGTCGAAAGAATACAGAAGAATGGCCACGGAGTTTTCGAAGGCGGGTTTGTTCGAGAAGAAGGGACACGGCGCTCTGTGCTCAATCGTGATCATTGCCATCATGCTCAACCTCGTCGTGTACGGAGTTTTGAAATCCGACAGCGTCTTGGTACATTTGATCTGCGGGATGCTTCTGGGGATGTTGTGGATTGAGGGAGCTTACATCGGACACGATTCGGGGCATTACCAGGTAATGTCTAGCCGATTTTACAACAACATCGCCCAGATTGTTGCCGGTAATTGCTTCACCGGAATCAGCATTGCCTGGTGGAAGTGGACGCACAATGCCCACCACATTGCCTGCAACAGCCTCGATTACGACCCGGATCTACAGCACATTCCGGTTTTTGCTGTCTCCTCAAAGTTTTTCAATTCGATCACCTCGATTTTTTACGGGAGAGTTTTGACGTTTGATCCTCTGGCAAGGCTCTTGGTCAGCTACCAGCATTTTACATACTACCCGGTTATGATGGTGGGGAGGGTTAATTTGTTTATCCAGACATTCTTGCTCTTGTTTTCGAGGCGGAATGTCCCGAACAGGGGATTGAACATCATCGGAATCCTTGTTTTCTGGACATGGTTTCCCCTCCTCGTTTCGTGTTTGCCCAATTGGAGTGAGAGGGTTATGTTTGTGCTGGCAGCATTTGCAGTGACGTCGCTCCAGCACATCCAATTCACATTGAATCATTTCTCCGGCGACACCTATCTCGGTGCCCCCAATGCCAATGACTGGTTCGAGAAGCAAGCCGCGGGGACTATAGACATCTCCTGCTCAACTTGGATGGATTGGTTCTTTGGCGGCCTGCAGTTCCAGCTCGAACATCATTTGTTTCCGCGAATGCCTCGCGGACAACTTAGGAAGATTGCTCCAACCGTGAAGGAGTTGTGCAAGAAGCACAATTTGCCATACAGGAGCTTGTCCTTCTGGGAGGCCAATATGTCCACAATTAGGACTCTAAGGAATGCTGCCCTTCAGGCTAGGGACGTGTCCAATCAAGTCCCGAAGAACTTGGTCTGGGAAGCTTTGAACACTCATGGCTGA